Proteins from a single region of Panulirus ornatus isolate Po-2019 chromosome 66, ASM3632096v1, whole genome shotgun sequence:
- the LOC139746703 gene encoding uncharacterized protein codes for MSQSTSSVAPSSPSSGLRVASVPWLTHNLHVLCCSSSWISWPLAFLLQGVFDDLVDDPALPVRFRNWNTTLRLKGTSPSRIAEKIVERRSPQPSPSTSPLPPETHPGPCCCTHAVPQRSPLRQQRCRGQVTTHCTCCDASNKVPLSAEGTSSPNINGKI; via the exons ATGTCCCAGTCTACGTCCTCTGTGGCCCCGAGTTCCCCCAGCTCAGGCCTGCGAGTAGCCAGTGTCCCCTGGTTGACCCATAACCTCCATGTCCTGTGTTGCAGCTCCTCCTGGATCTCCTGGCCACTGGCGTTCCTCCTTCAGGGAGTTTTCGACGACCTAGTTGACGACCCTGCTCTCCCCGTCAG GTTCCGCAACTGGAACACGACGTTGCGACTGAAGGGAACATCTCCATCAAGGATCGCAGAGAAGATTGTGGAGCGTCGGTCCCCACAGCCGTCCCCCAGCACCTCCCCGCTGCCCCCAGAGACCCATCCTGGCCCATGCTGCTGCACCCACGCCGTCCCTCAGCGGTCCCCTCTCCGCCAGCAACGATGTCGGGGCCAGGTCACCACCCACTGCACCTGCTGCGACGCCTCCAACAAGGTGCCTTTGTCAGCGGAGGGCACCTCCTCGCCAAACATTAACGGCAAGATCTAA